CTCCTCCACGGCTTAGTGAGGCTTTACGGCCAGTGGACAATAATGACCGGGCAGGAATCAAGACCGGGGCCTCCGGCTCTTTGGGCCCCGGCTCGGGTAGAGTCAAGCTCGATGGAGCCCCCTGGGGACCAATGCCCCCGGGGGCTCAGCGCCCCCGGAGCACCGCTCCCCAGGGCTCAGATGGTCCAAGGACAGTTGATGGTCCAGGGGAAGTCGAAGTACTCATCTTCGCCCATGATTTCCGCCAGGTGGACGCGGATCTCCCGCTTGTAGCGGAAATCGGCATCGAATTCGTGGACCACGATGGACCGGGCCAGAACATCCAGGTAGCGGATGGCGTACACGTCCTCATCGGCCAGGTGGAAGGCGTCGATGGGGCGCACGCTGCCCTCGGTGATGAGGCCCAGCAGCTTCATCAGTTCCCACAGTTCATAGGTCTGGCCGTTGATTTCCAAGGACGTCTCGCCGCTGCCCAAAGGCCCGACCCGCTTTTCCATCAGTTCCAAGTTCTTGGTGGACATCTTTTCCCTCCCCTTCTAGATGGGTATGAGGATGAGTCCCCTTGTGTTTCTTGTTTTACCGTTTTATCTCGGGTATGGCAATTCTTCTTTTCCGAAAAAACTGTCGCGGGATCTGCGGATGAACACCAACGCCGCCACCGCGCAGAGGAGCAAGTATCCTTCGGCCAGCCAGATGCCGTAGCCGGGCTGCACGATGAAAAACACCGACAAATTGACGACGCCGTGGAGCAGGATGGCCAGCAGCCAGAAGCGGGCCTGCCCCCTAACCACTCCGTACAGCACCACCAGGGACAAGGCGACATGGATGGCCAAGGTGAACAGCCGCTCCAGTCCCCCCAGGAGGAAGTGGACGGGCGGCGTGCCGGTCAACAGTTCTTTTATTTCGGCGGCCTGGGGACCCAGGTTTTGGCCGAAGGCAACGTCGAAGGTGCCGCCGTTGATGGCCAGGCTCATGAGGATGTTCATGATGTAGGTAGTCCCCACCAGGAGGATGGCCTCAATGCCCCCGTGGCCCAGGCCGAAGGCCACGCCGTCGTTCCAGCGTCGGTGCTTCCGCAGGAAGTACTTGAAGCCGATCAGGCGACCAGTTTCTTCAAAGAGGCCGGCGCTGAAGGCCAGCAACAACACGCCGGCCACACTGCCGGCGGCCGGAAACCAAGGCTGCTCGCTTAGATAGTTCAGCAATGGGATACGCGTCAGCACCTGGCTGACGATGAACACCGCCGCACCCACCGCCACCGGGCGCAGGGCGATGGCGCCCCGCCGGCGCATTGCCCACACGAGTCCCACGGGGACCAAAAAGACGATAGCGGCAGAGATCACCATGAAGACGAGGGCTGCAGTGCTGACCAAGGCGGTGCTCCCTCCCCTGCGGCAGTGGCGCCCCAGGCCGCAAAAGAAAATTGCCGGCTGCTGGTCCCATATTATATCGGTCTTGGCCGGTCCCGTTGCCCTGGAATTATACGCAGACACAAAGAACCGGAGGCTGGATTGGGCCAGCCCCCGGCTCCCGGTGTCGGTTCCTGCTGGGGTGCTGCTATTCCCTTCCCGCGGCCAGGCGATCCACCAACCGGGATATCATAGTTGCCGCTTCAGCCCGGGTGGCCTTGCCCTGGGGCCGGAAGGTGTTGTCCTCGTATCCGGTCACGATGCCCACGGCCGCCGCCCGGGAGACCCCGTCCACGGCCCAGGGCGACACCTGGTCCGCATCGGCGAAGGTCAGGGCAGGCCCGGGGGCTCCGGCTCCCAGCGCCCGCGCCGTCATCACCGCCAACTGCTCCCGTGTGATGTTCTCGTCGGGACGGAAGGTGCCGTCGTCGTAGCCCGTCACCAGACCCCGGGCTGCCGCCGCGGCCACGTAGCCCGCTGCCCAGTCGGGCACCGCGTCGGTGAAGTCCAGGTCAGGCTCGGCTACGGGCCTCAGCCCCATGGCCCTGCTCAACATGACGGTGAACTGGGCCCGGGTCACATTCAGATGGGGCCTGAAGGTCCCGTCTTCAAATCCTGTTACTGCTCCTAGACTGACCAGCTTCAGCACGTGGGCTTCAGCCCAGTGGCCCGCCAAGTCCCGGGGCACGCCCAGTCCCGGCGCCGCCATCAGCGCAAAGATCGTCAGGTGGTCGGTGAAGGCGGTGACCCGGCCATCTTCCACCCGCGACGGCAAGGCAATCCAGTTGGCCAAGGCTTGGTCCCAATAGAAGATCAGCAGGTCGTCGGGGTCTGCGCCCGCCGGCAAATCGGCGGCGTTGTAGCGGTGAGTCAAGATCAGCGGCCGGTCGAACCGGCGAATGGGATTGCCCGCGGCATCCTCCACAAGGACCTGGTACATCCGGTCGAAGATCTTGATCAGGCCCGCACCCGGCGCCGGCTGCTCCCCGGGTGCCACCGGGGTCACACTCAGGATTGCAGCCGTCCTCGTTGCGCCGGCCGGCACGGTGACTTCAAACAACCCATCGTCGGTACCAACCGTCGCC
The sequence above is drawn from the Sphingobacteriaceae bacterium genome and encodes:
- a CDS encoding YhfC family glutamic-type intramembrane protease, with the translated sequence MVSTAALVFMVISAAIVFLVPVGLVWAMRRRGAIALRPVAVGAAVFIVSQVLTRIPLLNYLSEQPWFPAAGSVAGVLLLAFSAGLFEETGRLIGFKYFLRKHRRWNDGVAFGLGHGGIEAILLVGTTYIMNILMSLAINGGTFDVAFGQNLGPQAAEIKELLTGTPPVHFLLGGLERLFTLAIHVALSLVVLYGVVRGQARFWLLAILLHGVVNLSVFFIVQPGYGIWLAEGYLLLCAVAALVFIRRSRDSFFGKEELPYPR
- a CDS encoding S-layer homology domain-containing protein, with product MGSRHSPQMGMQARGLFGLLAGALILGIIWGFIVRPAIAQLDGGRGPGESRRISNILTATLSAEIIDEEPGGGEPGGPGPGGGAGAGGGGGAGSDEVAEEEAPQPAAVATPISPGSAATVGTDDGLFEVTVPAGATRTAAILSVTPVAPGEQPAPGAGLIKIFDRMYQVLVEDAAGNPIRRFDRPLILTHRYNAADLPAGADPDDLLIFYWDQALANWIALPSRVEDGRVTAFTDHLTIFALMAAPGLGVPRDLAGHWAEAHVLKLVSLGAVTGFEDGTFRPHLNVTRAQFTVMLSRAMGLRPVAEPDLDFTDAVPDWAAGYVAAAAARGLVTGYDDGTFRPDENITREQLAVMTARALGAGAPGPALTFADADQVSPWAVDGVSRAAAVGIVTGYEDNTFRPQGKATRAEAATMISRLVDRLAAGRE